The Brevinema andersonii DNA segment GTTTGATTTGGCATTTTAAAGAAAATCCCTTTTCCAGGTAGCAGGCTTACGCACCTGCTGCCGGAAAGAAATATCCCTCCCCATGCTCCGGGGAGGGATTGTTTTTATGAGACAAGTGTTCTTCACCGCATGTTTTGATAATTTTGAAGCAGATGATAGGCCTTCTTTTCCATTCTGCTCAACCTGTCGGGGTACTGAGTTGAACCTTGAGCTCTTTTGAGTGAGTAGAATAATTCTTCAAATAGATGTTCCATTTCAAATTCCCGAAATTCCTGGATAATTCCCCGGCTGATTTGATGCATAAGGTCTTCTATCCTGTCCAATTCCCTGTCTCTTCGCGTTGAATCCATAACATCGTTAAGAGCATGCCGAATTATCGGATTCCCGGCTTCTAATATCCTGTCGACATAAAAGGACGGGTATGCTTCTTGTTGCATTTTGGGAAGGTCTTCTTGCGCCTCCTGCGGGCAAAATTTTTTGTCCTGCTCATTGTGCATATATAATTTCAATTCTCCTTTCTTGAGGATAGCCCATTCTTGGATCAGGAGAGGGTGCAGTCCTTGGCTGTGGGTATTGTTGTGGAAGAATCCTTTGTCTTTGGTATAAATATAAAGGGTCGAGCCTTCCGGAATTTCCTTGGAATTGAGGAGTATTTCCCAGTGTAGGGAATCGTAATGCTTGTGGTTGCTTTGTTCTTTCTTGGTATAAGGCGCCATTTCGGAATGGACGCGGTTTTTCGCCCCAAGGTAGTCTTCTATGCTTGGAGAAATGATGAGCTGCTGTTTCAGAAAGTCAATAATATTAGAGCATTCTTCCCTTTTTATTTCTTCTATTTTTTGGTTGAGTTCGTTGTAGGCGGTTTTGAGTTTTTCTATTTTTTTATCGATGGCGGGTTTATCTTTGTGCTCGGGATTGTCGGCTAAAAATCTGTCTATGCCCTCTTCGATATTTTTGTCTTCGTAAGCAATGTATTTCGAGAGGAGATGTTTCTGGAGCTCGTGCAGCTGCTCTGACGGGATAATGATACGGAATTCGTTTTGTATTTGTTTGAGATTTTTCTCTATATTTTTGATGTTCCATTCTCGAAACATACATGTATCGATAAAAATAAATTGTTTTGACATAATATGTGCCCCTTTTAGTGTTGTAGTATTAATATTGTAGGGT contains these protein-coding regions:
- a CDS encoding PIN domain-containing protein, with the translated sequence MSKQFIFIDTCMFREWNIKNIEKNLKQIQNEFRIIIPSEQLHELQKHLLSKYIAYEDKNIEEGIDRFLADNPEHKDKPAIDKKIEKLKTAYNELNQKIEEIKREECSNIIDFLKQQLIISPSIEDYLGAKNRVHSEMAPYTKKEQSNHKHYDSLHWEILLNSKEIPEGSTLYIYTKDKGFFHNNTHSQGLHPLLIQEWAILKKGELKLYMHNEQDKKFCPQEAQEDLPKMQQEAYPSFYVDRILEAGNPIIRHALNDVMDSTRRDRELDRIEDLMHQISRGIIQEFREFEMEHLFEELFYSLKRAQGSTQYPDRLSRMEKKAYHLLQNYQNMR